DNA from Synechococcus sp. CBW1108:
CCGTCGCTTGGGAAACAGTGTGCCAACGAACTCGTCAAGCAGGGCTCGCAGCTTTTTGATGTTTTTAAACAGTGGAATCCGCTGCAAAAAAACCTGCATAGCGTTATAATCAACTTCCTTGCCGCTGTTCAGGCTCTCCAGCACGCGGGCTGAAAAAATCATCTTGGCCGTGCTGCTCGGCAGTCCACTGGCGCGCACATCCGCTATGGAGGGATCAAACTGGGTCAGCAGCCACACCTCGGCGCCTGCTTGCCGCAGAGCCTTGAGCACCCCCTTGCTATAGACGGCGATACCACGGTGTTCGCGCTGTTCCAGATCGATCGCGGTGACCAGCACACGCAAACCTTGTAGCTGGCCCGCTGCGACGCCGGCGCCCAAAGGTGTCTTGCTGTTCATGGCCGCCCCCCTTGGCGGCTGCTTACCGCGGGCCTCCTTCCCAGCAGTGCTTTGAGGCGTAACCGCTCTTCCTGGAGATCTTCGATCGCCCCTGCATCCTGCCGGAGTTTTTGCAGCTCCATCTCGAGTGTCGCCTGCCGTTCCTCCAGCAGCGCATGGCGCCCCTGGAGCAGCAGGCGCAGTTGCAGGCTTTCGCCCTGCTGTTGTTCCAGCAGCCGTCGCAGTTGCTCAGCGCTCGCCTGGGCCAGATAGCTGTGGTATCTCGATCGCAGCCGCAGCAAATCCTCGCTGTTGGCAGCCTGTTCCGGTTCCTGTTCCCTGGTGCTTTCGGCTTCGTGGATGGCGTGGGCTTCAGCACACAGCCACACCTGTTTGCCGAGATGCTGTTGCACGTCCAGGCAGAGCTCCACGTCTTCCCCGCAAACGCGATACTGCTCATTGAGGGGCTGGGCCAGGGCATCTGCCCGTCGAATCCATTGCAGCGCCCCTGTCACCGCCGCCACGGGGCCCGTGGCCGGGACCGCCGGATCCTCGGCCGGCACCAGTTGATCGAGGGTGTGATATGCCGAACCCCTGGCATCAAAATTGATGCCGGCATGGCAGAGCAAGCCCGACTCCGTGCGCAGTACAGCACCCACCAGGCCGATCGTCGATTCACGCTCCAGGGTTTCGATCCCGGCATTCACGCAATTGGGATCAAGAATCAGATCGTCATTGGCGATCATCAATAGATCGGCATTGGAGCGGCGAATCAGGCCATTGATATTGCCTGCGAAATGATAAGGAACCGGTGGGCAATATGGAAATCAAAGCGACTTCCATTCATAATGGAACGCTCTTCCTCGGGAGTTCCGTTCCACGAGCACAGGATCTCGGTTTGCAGTGGATCCAGGCTACACCCTGCATTGAGGGACTCCAAAAACCTGTTCAGGAGCTTCGCCGTGCGCGAAACCACCAGAATCGAAAGACGCATCAAGGCTTGACAATGTCAAGGGATTCTACCAACACAATTGATATTGCCCAAGGGTCTGCTGGCTGGCCCCCTTCTGGGTTGACGAGCTTCGCGGCCCTGCCCGCCCTGGCTGCAGGCTTCCCTGAAGCGGTAGGAGCAGCGGGATCATGCAGATCAGCGCCGGCGGGCAGGCCTTCAGGCCCAGAAGCTGCGGCGGCGAATCCTTGAGCTCGCTGCCCGTTGCCATGCTTGGTTCACGCTCCTGCCTCGCAAGTCGAAGTGCTCTTGGCCACAGCTCGCATCAAGTAACCCTGGGGGCGTAAGTCCCCGCAAGCCCTCCAGCAATGGAAAGCGGCCTTACCGCCGTATGAGCATTCGCAGGAATTGGAGCAGCAAAGGAGAGCCAGGTCAGGCCGTAGCGGTTGACTGTGGACCTGTCGTGCTTGGCAATCGCTGCCGGCTGTATCGCCGCCGCCCCAGAACTTCCAAGATGTTCAGATATTAGAGTCTCTTGGCGACCGCATGGGCTTGTGCCTGATTATGAGGAACTTTCTGAAACAGGCGCTGGGATTCAACACCCTGAAAAACAGACTCAAGACTTACATTCATGCCGTTGTTGACGAGGCAATTGAGGCAAGTTCTCAGGCTGGAGCAATCACGCAGCTACGTCAGTCGAGTTACCAGATCACCTCCCGCCTCGCCAGCTGTCTCCAGCCTGGGCAGGCATCGCCTCATGCCCTATTTGGCTCGAGCCTATGCCGCGCTGAAGACCTGATCAACCCTGCCTATCAAGAAATCTGCAGAGATGATCTGCGCTGCGAGCCGGTTTTTCATCGCAAACAGTGGGAGTTTGTTTACATCATTCATCAGTTAAGAGTAAATGGTTTCCTCCAGTCGGGATTTAGTGGCCTGGGCTTTGGGGTTGGCACAGAGCCGCTGCCCAGCCTATTTACATCGCTGGGTTGCACCATCCTGGCCACCGACGCTCCTGACGATGTCAGCGACGAAGGCTGGAAGCGCACGGCCCAGCATGCCAGTGCCCTCAGGCAACTATGGCGCAGCAAGATCATCTCCTACGATAACTTTGCAGCAGACTGCACATTCCAAGCCCTCGATATGCGGGCCCATGATCAGATACCAACAGGCCATGACTTTCACTGGAGTTCCTGTGTGATTGAACATATCGGAGGCATCCGCGCAGCACAGGACTTTCTGCTGGCCAGCGCAAACAGGCTAAACCCTGGCGGAATCGCAGTGCATACTACAGAGTTCAATCTTTCGTCTGATCTGGATACCGTTGATGAGCCTGGCACCTGTGTGTTTCGCGCCAGGAATCTGCAGCAACTGAAGGTTGAACTTGAAGAGCTAGGACTGCAGATGGAGCCATTAATACTCGACCCCGGGATGCATCCCTATAATTATCATGTTGACGCACCTCCCTACGACAGTAATGTACACCTACGTCTGCTGCTGGAGAAGTTTGCCGCCACCAGCATCGGAATTGTGATCCGCAAGCCTGGTTGATGCTCCTGTTTCAAGCTGCTCCAAGCGCTGCCGCTGGCCTTCTGCACTTTTTCTCTGCCGGGAGTTCGGGCTGGTCCTTGCCATTGCTTCGCGCACAGCGGCAAGCGTCCCATCGCTGTGATGCAAAGCAGCAGTGGGCGCCAGTAAACCTTGGCCATCCAGGGGGGCACCAGGGCCAGCGTCCAGAACCTGATCCAGAGGCATGGCAACCGGCTCGACCTCCCTCCCGGAGAAAGGGGTGGCGGCGATCACAGACCCGAAACCCAAGCCGCAGCAGCGTCAACTGGCCACCACGCCCCTTGTCTAATTTAAAATCAGTGGACCTCGGCCGTACGGCGCTCAGCTGAGTTGCCCTGCAATGCCCTGCTGCCTGTTCGCGAATCTGTTCAGGATTACGTACAAGCTGTACAGAATCCTGAACAGCTGCAAATCATCGTTTCCCACCCGTGAGGCGGCCAAGGATTCGCCCTTGCTCGCCGCTAAATCAGACTCGCAGCTACGCCAACGCCAGCCAAATCTTCAGATCGGGTGGATCGACCCGGGGGATCATAGCTCCATTAGTTCGAACAAACCGGCGTGGCTGAGCTGATGACTGGGAATTCCCAGGAGAGCAGCCCCCAGCTATGGCAACGCAGCGGCAATGGCAAAGACGCTGCTTACTTCAATGCCCATCACCCTTTCCCCCTGCGGCACGTCGTCACAGCGTTCCGATCAGCCATTCCCCGCCAGCCAGGCCGCCAGGTCGGCCGGGCCCTGGAAGTCGAGCAGGGCAACTCCTTCGGAGAAGGCTGCGCCTACTTGTGCCACGAGTCAAATGTTCTTTATGAGCACTGACGCAACTACATCGAGGATGGGAGTGTGGCCTCCCGGAGCCGGCCTGCAGGGGCAGGCTCCAAACCACCCCATGCTGCTGTGGTTAAGAGCTGCGGTAGTGAGCGATGGGGAAAAGGCGGCCTCGAGCTGCCAGGTGAGTGATGGGAAGATGAGCAACAGCGAATCGCCGCTGACGCATCGAAAAGTCTTCCAGATGCTGTCAAAACGGGTGCAGGTAGGCGGCACCCGGATCAGTGTGGACGTTACCTGCTTACGGTCCACGCGGCAGCCGGTGTTCAGGCGACATGAGCCCATCACAGGCCTCGATGTGGAACGTGGGAACCTGTCATGGGGTGTAAAGGGAAAGCCACAAGTGGCCACAACCACGAGGGCGAATACCAAGACCCATGCCAGGGGCGGATCAGCCCGTAGTAGTGATGAAGGAGCTGTAATGGCTCTGGAGCAAAGGGGCTGTGTTATCCCGTCCGGATCAACTCAACAACTGCCATTGGCAGGAGGAAGGAGATGAGCCCGGACAAGCCGCTACCGATCACCAAGGCGATGGTCTGGAAGGCCTATCAGCAGGTGAAACGGAACGGGAATGCGGCCGGCGTGGATGGTCAGAGCCTGGATGACTTCGCTAAGGATCTGGAGAACAATCTCTATAGGCTATGGAATCGGATGGCATCCGGGAGTTACTTCCCGCCGCCGGTTCGGCGTGTTGAGATTCCCAAATCCAACGGCGGAGTTCGCCCTCTGGGCATTCCGACGGTGGCTGATCGCATCGCGCAGATGGTGGTCAAGCAGATGCTGGAGCCCCAGTTGGAGCCGATCTTCGATCAGGACTCCTACGGCTACAGACCGGGCAAGTCGGCCCACCAGGCTGTGGAGAGCTGCCGTAAGCGCTGCTGGAAGTACGACTGGGTTGTGGATCTTGATATCAAGGGGTTTTTCGATTCAATCGATCATGACCTCCTGATGCGGGCCATCCAGTTCCATACGTCCGAGCGCTGGGTTGTTCTGTATCTGCGGCGCTGGTTGGAGGCTCCGGTGGAATTGCCGGATGGGTCCCTTCAGCCCCGGACCAGTGGCACGCCTCAAGGTGGTGTCATTAGCCCCCTACTGGCCAATCTGTTTCTGCACTACACGTTCGACAAATGGATGCGGCGGAGTTTTCCCCGCGTCCCGTTTGAGCGTTATGCAGACGATGTGATCTGTCACTGTCACTGCCGAGCTGAGGCTGAACGGCTCATGGATGCCTTGCAGGAGCGATTTACCTCCTGCGGGTTACAGCTGCATCCTGAGAAGACCAAAGTGGTCTATTGCAAGGATAGCAGCCGCCGTGGTCAGTTCGATCAGATCCAGTTCACGTTTCTCGGCTTTTGCTTCCGACCACGTATGGCCAGGAACCGCTATGGGGAGATCTTCACGAGCTTCCTCCCGGCGGTGAGTCCGCAGGCGCTTAAGCGCATGCGAGAGAGGATCAGGAAAATGCATCTGCGTAGGCGGATGTTTTTGCCTTTGGAGGAGATCGCCCGGCTCCTGAATCCGATCCTGCGGGGTTGGATTCAGTATTACGGACGTTTTTATCCAACCGAACTGAGGGCCAAGCTATTTGGCTATCTCAATGAGCACCTAAGCGCATGGCTGCGTCAGAAACACAGCCGGTTGTTGCGGCATGACCGCCGCAGCCGGCAAGTACTGGCGAGGATCGCTCAGGAGAGGCGGGATCTTTTTGCTCACTGGCGTGGTGTTGGTGTTGCGGCTGGATGACAGGAGCCGGATGACGCGAGAGTGTCACGTCCGGATCTGTGGGGGCCTCGGGGGGAAGTTCCCCGGGGCTACCCGGCGGCCAGCGCTTCCAACTGCTCCAGCGGCAGGGCCTGGATCTGGGCGGTGGTGGCTTCGCTGAGGGGGCCGCAGCGGCAGTTGAGTTGGCGGAGGGCACGGCTGCAGCTTCATCTCGCCGGCCTTCCCGGCGCCATTCTTTGCGGCCCTGGCCAAAGATCTCCCGGTAGGCGGCGCTCTGGGTGAAGTCTTCAACGGTGAGGCCAGTCATGGTGCAGATCTCCTGCAGGGGGCGATCGCTGAACCGTGCCAACAGAATAGTGGGGATCAGCGTGAGCACCTCAGCACTTTCCACGCTTGGACTGGCTGCTTCCGAGCGCACCAGCAGCGCCAGTAACTGCTGGAATTCAGAGGCCCCCGCCCGCCAGCGCTCTGGCAGCAGCTCTACCCACTGCACCCGGCAGTCGGGAGGGGGTGATCACCACCACCTGCCAGGCGTAGATGCTGGGGTCTTGCTGCAGAAGCCGCGCTGATTCGGCATAAAGGCGCCGGAGAATACCGGGATCCGGCCCCATCTGGGCTTCCAGGATCAGGGCTGGCAGCTCGGGGCGCTCTTTTAATGCAGGTGCTGAAAACCGGTAGCCACCGGCATCTGCGAGCCGTGCATCCAGTAGAAGAGCTTGTCGGAGAGTACCCGCTCGTTTGGGCTGCAGCTCGTGCGGGGCTTGGCGGGATTGGGCCTCGTTGGGGGTTGGAGGCAGAGCGGTTTGTTCCGGCTGGGAAACCTGGCGGCTCAGGGGGAAGCCAGCCACCATGCCAATTTGGGCGCCTCCTCGAGTTTGTACAGCTGTACAGACTCCTGCACAGCTGCAAATCAGAGGGGACGCCTCAAGTGTTTCCCGCCAGCCAGGCGGCCAGGTCGGCCGGGCCCTGGAAGTCGAGCAGGGCATCGGCCAGGGCTTCCAACTTTTTCACCGGCAGGGCTTGGATCTGGGCGGTGGTGGTTTCGCTCAAGGGGCCGCAGCGGCGGTTGAGTTGGCGGAGGGTGACCGCTGCTTCGCCGTCTTGCCGGCCTTTGGCTTCGCCTTCTAGGCGGCCTTTGGCTTCGCCCTCCTGGCGGCCCTCAGCAAGCCAGTCTTGTACCGCCCTGGTGTGGCGGATCTCCTCAAGGGGAATGCCGGCAATCACCATGATTTGCTCCGCACTGAAGAAAGGAAACCGCTGAGCCAGCATAGGCAGCACAACCGTGTCCAGATCAGGGCGGCTGGCCAGAATCTGCTGACTGCTGGCGGCCAGCTCGCTCTCAGGCCTCACCGGCAGAGTGAGCAAGTTGAGCAGCGGATCGAGATCCGGCTGCTGGCTCAGCTTCTCCAGGCTGATCCAGTGCACCTCCGCCAGAAACACCCGCAGGTGTCGCGGTAGCTGGGCTGGCCCCAGCTTGTGGCGCTGGTGCGGTGTGATCTCTACCACCTCCAGGTGCTCCACCTGCGGGTGCCGCTGCAGAAACCGGTAGGTCTGCGCCGCCAGGCGGTGCTGGAAACCGGGATCCGGGTGCATCTGCACCTCCAGCAGCACCACCGCAAACTCCGGACTGCCGGTTTCGGCGCAGCCCGTGCTTTCCCTTGGCCAGAGCACGCCATCGAGGCGGTGGCTGAGCTCTTTCAATTCAAG
Protein-coding regions in this window:
- a CDS encoding glycosyltransferase family 2 protein; its protein translation is MIANDDLILDPNCVNAGIETLERESTIGLVGAVLRTESGLLCHAGINFDARGSAYHTLDQLVPAEDPAVPATGPVAAVTGALQWIRRADALAQPLNEQYRVCGEDVELCLDVQQHLGKQVWLCAEAHAIHEAESTREQEPEQAANSEDLLRLRSRYHSYLAQASAEQLRRLLEQQQGESLQLRLLLQGRHALLEERQATLEMELQKLRQDAGAIEDLQEERLRLKALLGRRPAVSSRQGGRP
- the ltrA gene encoding group II intron reverse transcriptase/maturase — encoded protein: MSPDKPLPITKAMVWKAYQQVKRNGNAAGVDGQSLDDFAKDLENNLYRLWNRMASGSYFPPPVRRVEIPKSNGGVRPLGIPTVADRIAQMVVKQMLEPQLEPIFDQDSYGYRPGKSAHQAVESCRKRCWKYDWVVDLDIKGFFDSIDHDLLMRAIQFHTSERWVVLYLRRWLEAPVELPDGSLQPRTSGTPQGGVISPLLANLFLHYTFDKWMRRSFPRVPFERYADDVICHCHCRAEAERLMDALQERFTSCGLQLHPEKTKVVYCKDSSRRGQFDQIQFTFLGFCFRPRMARNRYGEIFTSFLPAVSPQALKRMRERIRKMHLRRRMFLPLEEIARLLNPILRGWIQYYGRFYPTELRAKLFGYLNEHLSAWLRQKHSRLLRHDRRSRQVLARIAQERRDLFAHWRGVGVAAG
- a CDS encoding DUF2887 domain-containing protein — its product is MVAGFPLSRQVSQPEQTALPPTPNEAQSRQAPHELQPKRAGTLRQALLLDARLADAGGYRFSAPALKERPELPALILEAQMGPDPGILRRLYAESARLLQQDPSIYAWQVVVITPSRLPGAVGRAAARALAGGGL
- a CDS encoding DUF2887 domain-containing protein is translated as MNTDRWYYRVFQSAPDLIRSLLPGSAAANALCLDPGAPGDRLYRFQALELKELSHRLDGVLWPRESTGCAETGSPEFAVVLLEVQMHPDPGFQHRLAAQTYRFLQRHPQVEHLEVVEITPHQRHKLGPAQLPRHLRVFLAEVHWISLEKLSQQPDLDPLLNLLTLPVRPESELAASSQQILASRPDLDTVVLPMLAQRFPFFSAEQIMVIAGIPLEEIRHTRAVQDWLAEGRQEGEAKGRLEGEAKGRQDGEAAVTLRQLNRRCGPLSETTTAQIQALPVKKLEALADALLDFQGPADLAAWLAGNT